In Candidatus Contubernalis alkalaceticus, the following proteins share a genomic window:
- a CDS encoding MinD/ParA family protein has product MVDQAKALRDIAANKSGCHNKLTHKSRIITITSGKGGVGKSNLTANLALAMANKGEKVVILDADFGMANVDIIFGLIPRLNLYDVVKGQKNLEEIILHGPKGIKIVPGGTGFLELANLMDFQRQRLLNQLLELEKEADIILIDTGAGISKTVIGFIAAAHDVLVITTPEPTSITDAYGISKVINKYDLQKEVKLVVNQVKNAQEGQEVAVRFSKVSDNYLQLKIDYLGYILHDNAVLRSVREQQPFIILYPDSKAAQCIENIADNLLSPGSNSNEISGMRGFFSKISKIFS; this is encoded by the coding sequence ATGGTCGATCAAGCTAAAGCTTTAAGGGATATTGCGGCCAATAAAAGTGGCTGCCATAATAAACTAACACATAAGTCCCGTATTATTACCATTACCAGTGGAAAGGGCGGTGTAGGAAAGTCTAATTTAACCGCCAACTTAGCTCTGGCCATGGCCAATAAGGGGGAAAAAGTAGTAATTTTGGATGCTGATTTTGGCATGGCCAATGTGGATATAATCTTTGGCCTAATCCCCCGTTTAAACCTTTATGATGTGGTGAAGGGGCAAAAAAATCTGGAAGAAATCATATTGCATGGTCCAAAAGGGATAAAAATTGTCCCGGGCGGCACAGGTTTTTTGGAATTGGCTAATCTTATGGATTTTCAAAGGCAGAGGCTTTTAAATCAGCTTTTAGAGCTGGAAAAAGAGGCGGATATTATACTCATTGATACTGGAGCCGGAATTTCAAAGACGGTTATTGGTTTTATCGCTGCTGCCCATGATGTTTTGGTGATCACTACACCGGAACCTACATCTATTACGGATGCTTATGGTATTTCCAAGGTTATTAATAAATACGATTTGCAAAAGGAAGTAAAGCTGGTGGTAAATCAGGTGAAAAATGCTCAGGAGGGTCAGGAAGTAGCCGTCCGCTTTTCAAAAGTTTCAGATAATTATTTGCAGCTTAAGATTGACTATCTGGGGTATATTTTACACGACAATGCCGTTCTTCGTTCAGTGAGGGAGCAGCAGCCCTTTATTATATTATACCCCGACAGTAAAGCGGCTCAATGTATCGAAAATATTGCTGACAACTTGCTGAGCCCTGGTTCCAACAGTAATGAAATTAGCGGCATGCGTGGTTTTTTTAGTAAAATTTCTAAAATATTTTCTTAG
- the flhA gene encoding flagellar biosynthesis protein FlhA: MSVFNKELVRKALKHSDILVALAIVSIIVIIIVPIPAFLLDLLLVLSITFSLVVFLLTMFTTETLQFSVFPTLLLVVTLFRLSLNVSSTRLILRDAMAGEVINAFGNFVVGGNYVVGFVVFIIITVIQFVVITNGAGRVAEVGARFTLDAMPGKQMSIDADYSSGLIDEDTARTRRKTIQQEADFYGSMDGASKFVKGDAIAGIIIVLINVLGGLAIGVIQLGLPIEEAVQVYAILTIGDGLVSQIPALLISTASGILVTRSANDRSLGDDLSSQLLGFPKVIAIASAFILILGFIPNIPFWPFFVLSVGSGYAAYLLQSEKNQQKSQEEVDTARKAVEGSEGPEDFLPLVSIELLELELGYNLLPLTEKKEGGDLLERVTAARRQFALDMGLVLQPIRMRDNLQLPPFGYVIKLKGNTIGSGEIRTGHFLAMDPGGVEKEIEGIPTKEPAFGLDALWISAENKDVAEMSGYTVVDAATVLITHLTEIIKSHAHELLGRQEVKVLVDMVKENNSAVVEELIPNMMSIGEVQKILQNFLLERVPVKDMVTILETLANHVSSSKDLDYLTEMVRQSMSRTICSQFVGDEKKLHVLTLDTELEQVIANSLQQSPQGTYPVIKPEKTQNILKSLSEHVETMAVKGLNPLILVSPRIRLPFRRLLERGFPQVSVMSFNEVVPGIDVQVVGVVKG, encoded by the coding sequence ATGTCCGTATTTAACAAGGAACTGGTGCGTAAGGCTTTAAAACATTCGGACATATTGGTAGCATTGGCTATTGTTTCCATCATCGTTATAATCATTGTTCCTATCCCTGCTTTTTTACTGGATCTACTGTTGGTTTTAAGTATTACTTTTTCCCTGGTAGTATTTCTTTTAACTATGTTTACTACTGAAACACTGCAGTTTTCTGTTTTCCCTACCCTTCTTTTAGTGGTGACCCTATTCAGGCTTTCTTTAAATGTTTCCTCCACCCGCCTTATTTTACGGGATGCTATGGCAGGGGAGGTTATAAATGCCTTCGGTAACTTTGTGGTGGGGGGAAATTACGTAGTCGGCTTTGTTGTATTTATAATCATTACAGTGATTCAGTTTGTAGTAATTACTAATGGAGCTGGCCGGGTGGCAGAAGTCGGGGCTCGTTTTACCCTGGATGCTATGCCGGGGAAGCAGATGAGCATTGACGCTGATTACAGCTCCGGTCTTATAGATGAGGACACAGCCCGTACCCGCAGAAAAACCATACAGCAGGAAGCTGATTTTTATGGCTCCATGGATGGTGCCAGTAAGTTTGTTAAAGGGGATGCCATCGCCGGCATCATAATTGTTCTAATAAATGTTTTGGGAGGGTTAGCCATCGGGGTAATCCAGTTGGGGCTGCCCATAGAGGAAGCAGTGCAAGTCTATGCCATTTTAACTATTGGGGATGGCCTTGTATCCCAGATCCCTGCTCTTCTAATTTCTACTGCATCGGGTATTTTGGTTACCCGTTCAGCCAATGACCGCAGCCTGGGGGATGATCTTTCCAGTCAGCTGTTGGGGTTTCCCAAGGTTATTGCCATCGCTTCCGCATTTATTTTAATTTTAGGTTTTATCCCCAATATCCCTTTTTGGCCCTTTTTTGTTCTGTCTGTGGGGTCTGGCTATGCTGCCTATCTACTCCAAAGTGAAAAGAATCAGCAAAAAAGCCAGGAGGAGGTTGATACCGCCAGAAAAGCGGTGGAAGGCTCAGAGGGGCCGGAAGATTTTCTCCCTCTGGTTTCCATCGAACTATTAGAATTGGAATTGGGATATAATCTGTTACCCCTTACAGAAAAGAAAGAGGGGGGAGATCTCTTGGAGAGGGTTACAGCAGCCCGTAGACAATTTGCATTGGACATGGGACTGGTACTGCAGCCCATTCGTATGCGGGACAACCTGCAGCTTCCTCCTTTTGGTTACGTAATAAAGCTCAAAGGCAATACAATAGGTTCCGGGGAAATTCGAACGGGACACTTCCTGGCTATGGACCCCGGAGGTGTGGAAAAAGAAATAGAGGGTATTCCTACAAAAGAGCCCGCCTTTGGGTTAGATGCACTGTGGATATCTGCAGAAAATAAGGATGTTGCAGAGATGTCAGGCTACACTGTAGTAGATGCCGCTACTGTACTTATTACTCATTTGACAGAGATTATTAAGAGCCATGCTCATGAACTGCTGGGCAGGCAGGAGGTTAAAGTTTTGGTGGATATGGTAAAGGAAAACAATTCTGCCGTAGTAGAGGAACTTATTCCTAATATGATGAGTATCGGAGAGGTACAGAAGATATTGCAAAATTTTCTCCTGGAGCGAGTACCCGTTAAAGATATGGTCACCATTTTAGAAACTTTGGCAAATCATGTTTCCAGCAGTAAAGATTTAGACTATTTGACTGAAATGGTTCGCCAGTCCATGTCCCGCACAATTTGTTCTCAGTTTGTAGGGGATGAAAAAAAGCTTCATGTATTGACTCTGGATACAGAACTGGAGCAGGTCATAGCCAACTCCCTGCAGCAGTCTCCCCAGGGTACTTATCCGGTAATTAAACCTGAAAAAACTCAGAATATACTTAAAAGCCTTTCTGAGCATGTAGAGACTATGGCTGTAAAAGGGTTGAATCCTTTAATTCTGGTTTCCCCCCGCATTCGGCTGCCCTTTAGGAGGCTTTTAGAGCGGGGGTTCCCGCAGGTGTCTGTCATGTCTTTTAATGAAGTAGTGCCGGGAATAGATGTTCAGGTAGTAGGGGTGGTGAAGGGTTAG
- a CDS encoding flagellar brake protein yields the protein MQEKQYFWVNQNIEVADLEEKAYYKTIVQEVLPDSISIAIPMKSGNYFLPEDGSMIKGCFVFDEALYVFETRVIDRLSGDIIPLIKLDKPQRLYRRQRRNYYRHPIFLSMDYKLLQDNDDTKKWYRTKTINIGGGGIKFINDKSFLIGTEMKIRLYLTRSDSQLNEIIEAESRVVRVAPSSTKGYKHSVSIMFTNIQERQRDRIISFIFLSMKDKVR from the coding sequence ATGCAGGAAAAACAATATTTTTGGGTCAACCAAAACATAGAAGTAGCGGATTTAGAAGAAAAGGCCTACTATAAGACCATAGTTCAGGAAGTCCTGCCTGATTCTATTTCTATTGCTATTCCCATGAAATCAGGGAATTACTTCTTGCCGGAAGATGGTAGTATGATTAAAGGGTGCTTTGTGTTTGACGAAGCCCTATATGTCTTTGAGACCCGAGTCATAGATAGGCTCAGTGGGGATATTATACCTTTAATCAAGCTGGATAAACCCCAGCGGCTCTACAGGCGTCAGCGACGCAACTATTACCGCCACCCCATATTTTTAAGTATGGATTATAAGCTGCTTCAAGACAATGACGATACTAAAAAGTGGTATCGCACAAAAACCATAAACATTGGGGGCGGTGGCATAAAGTTTATTAATGATAAGAGCTTTTTAATTGGAACTGAAATGAAAATTCGATTGTATTTAACTCGCAGCGACAGCCAATTAAATGAAATTATTGAAGCAGAAAGCCGCGTGGTCCGGGTGGCACCCTCAAGCACAAAGGGATACAAACACAGTGTGAGCATCATGTTTACTAATATACAAGAGAGACAGAGAGATCGGATAATCAGCTTTATCTTTTTATCTATGAAGGATAAAGTCCGC
- the flhF gene encoding flagellar biosynthesis protein FlhF, translated as MKIKKYRALTMQEGLAQVKRELGPDAVIIESKKVRQKGIKGFFVGKGIEITAAIDTFVLPHDNTLERETISSNSRMEQEMYYLKGMMNRLLKQQEKSQVEGSSSYNSWLKRLVDNDLDSEIARDLLAGIQESAQDKDVSLEMLEILITNKIKDMLVTSEVPGKIKYISFVGPTGVGKTTTLAKLAAYHTFEEQKKVGIITVDTYRIGAVEQLKAYAGITGIPVEVVFTSEEMKETIEKFKDKDIVLVDTAGRSSKSVVQLSETASFLNCLPKGAGAVFLVVSATTKPRDLKRIAQGYKRLGYNYLVFTKMDETETYGVLFNMCCYTGMPIVYITTGQNVPEDIEASDDGKLANMVMGVD; from the coding sequence ATGAAAATTAAAAAGTACAGAGCCCTAACTATGCAGGAGGGCCTGGCACAAGTCAAAAGGGAATTGGGGCCGGACGCTGTCATCATAGAAAGTAAGAAGGTGAGGCAGAAGGGTATAAAAGGTTTCTTTGTGGGCAAGGGCATAGAAATAACTGCAGCTATTGATACCTTTGTCTTGCCCCATGATAATACTTTGGAGCGGGAAACTATTAGTTCCAACAGCCGAATGGAACAGGAAATGTACTATTTAAAAGGCATGATGAACAGGCTTTTAAAACAGCAGGAAAAAAGCCAGGTTGAGGGCAGTTCTTCCTATAACAGCTGGTTGAAAAGGCTGGTGGACAATGATTTGGATAGCGAAATTGCCAGGGATTTGTTGGCCGGTATACAAGAAAGCGCCCAGGACAAAGATGTATCCCTGGAGATGTTAGAAATTCTTATCACTAATAAGATTAAGGATATGCTTGTTACTTCAGAGGTTCCCGGTAAAATTAAATATATTTCCTTTGTTGGACCAACCGGGGTTGGGAAAACTACAACTTTAGCCAAATTAGCCGCCTATCACACCTTTGAGGAGCAAAAAAAAGTAGGTATAATAACCGTTGATACGTATCGTATAGGAGCGGTGGAGCAGTTGAAGGCCTATGCGGGCATTACAGGTATCCCTGTGGAGGTGGTTTTTACCTCAGAAGAAATGAAGGAGACAATAGAAAAGTTTAAGGATAAAGACATCGTTTTGGTGGACACTGCTGGACGCAGTTCAAAAAGTGTTGTACAGTTAAGCGAAACGGCTTCTTTCTTAAACTGCCTGCCAAAGGGAGCAGGGGCAGTATTTTTAGTAGTCAGTGCCACAACAAAGCCCCGGGATTTAAAAAGGATTGCTCAAGGGTATAAAAGATTAGGCTATAATTATTTGGTATTTACAAAGATGGATGAAACAGAGACCTATGGGGTTCTTTTCAATATGTGCTGCTATACAGGAATGCCCATAGTTTACATAACAACCGGCCAAAATGTTCCGGAAGACATTGAAGCTTCCGATGACGGTAAGCTGGCGAATATGGTAATGGGAGTGGACTGA